Within Megalobrama amblycephala isolate DHTTF-2021 unplaced genomic scaffold, ASM1881202v1 scaffold525, whole genome shotgun sequence, the genomic segment GCATTTCCTCCGTGCTGTTCGAGTCCAGGATCGGCTGCCTCGATCCAGTGGTTCCTGTGGAGACGGAGCGTTTCATCCAGTCCATCAACAGCATGTTTGTACTGACCCTTCTCACTATGGCAATGCCTCAATGGCTCCACCGGCTCCTTCCCAAACCCTGGGACACCTTCTGCCGCTGCTGGGACTACATGTTCCAGTTTGGTGAGTGTCGCAAAGTGTAGTAGAAGCTAAAGAATTGATTTGAACCATCATATCTCAGCTTAAATCCTTGAAATGTCATGTGGATGTTTTTCATCTGTACTGTGATTCTGTGTGAGATTTTGAAACTCTTTCTGTCATTATAGCAAAAGGACACATCGAACAGCGTCTTCAGGAGGAAAAGCAGAAGCTGGCGCGAGGAGAGCAGTTAGAGGGACGCTACCTAACGTACTATCTGTCTCAGGCCGGCATGCCGCTGAAATCTGTGTACAGCAATGTGACCGAGCTGCTTCTCGCTGGCGTCGACACGGTAAGAATCTCCTTCATCATCCCTTTGACAAGAGCTTCAGTGGTGCTCCTGCATTAAACAGGGTAttttgcagctcctctcttcccagtctgtcagtaacgctctgtttagttcctgtctctatgaagcccctccttctgaaaagcacaatgtgctctgattggtcgggtggagcagtgtgttgtgattggtcaatgCTTCGAGTGTGTTTGGGGAAATGTCCCACCCCTTACCACAACcacaacacactactaactaactcaaccaggccccgcccctttattctacatattaattatttaaatgaggaatattgtgaagaaaactcaagactacaatggaggcgtttcagaaacactgacactgatatagataCCAACAAATCAACACATACGAATTGTCTGTcaattaataatttaacaatataTTATAAGGAAGGCATAAATGTGGGGATTATAAATGAAGCCTGATGAGTGAACAACAGCACAAGGTTTTTACTTCGAAATGTGCAGcgctcacatttatttaaataattcaagACTTTTGAAGTTTAATAATCATATTAGGCTGTATTGAGATGACCACTTATACgtcaaatttaagacctctTAAAATGATAATTAAGACTTTTGTTATGTCATTCAAGacttaaattatataaaacctCATGTGGACCCTGATTAAAAAGTTTTACacctaaataaattaattttgaaaaattcatgtctACCAAAATTCACGTCAAAGCAGCTGTAAATAACATAATAAATGATGCAAAattcatcaaatatgagactaattctgctgtaaagcagcttttAAAGGGGATCTATAATGCCCCTAAGattaatataagtctctggtgtctccagaatgtgtctgtgaagtttcagctcaaaatcccccacagatcatttattataacttgtcaaatttgggtgtgagcaaaaacacacagtttttgagtgtgtccctttaaatgcaaatgagctccgctttccagaagagggcggagctttaacagctcaacaacaacaaagctggagaatctcacgcagccaaaatgaggattgtcagtaacggtgttcagccttacattgttcaaaccggagtcgacactgatggagagactcaggaagaagttacaacttttagaatgaaactggacgtttctgaatggttagtggataaattgatgtagttgctgtggagttgattcaactcatccactagcatgtgccgtcatgttcatcttttgtgttgaattgaccctcttttggtgtaaaatgacggcatgacaacaacactctactacaacaactcttcctcttctctaaagcagcccaacttggccccgccccctttgttgtgtgttctcgggggcggggtttatgttaattttagggtttgtgatgtcactaacctgggaagaagctcattgtagtccctaccagccatttgttgtagtccttaaaaagtgatttctgcaaaagaaaatatctctctttgcattgaactttaagcgtcgtaactttgcagatgttgtttatgatcaaacagcaacattacacactaactaaagttaaaaaagtcaaatcataatcaaggacccctttaaaaaagACATTCTCACTTTAAGTTTTGGTCATCAAAAACTGCCATTTTTGCATGTCTAAATACAAATTCATTCTATGTGTTTCTTTCTCATTCCCCGCTTTAGATCTCCAGCACGCTGTCGTGGTCGCTGTACGAGCTCTCTCGGCATCCGGACATCCAGAACGCCCTGCGGGACGAGGTTCAGAGCGTGATGAAGGGCCGTACTGTCCCAGACGCATCCGATGTTGCTGCTATGCCTCTCATGAAGGCCGTGATGAAGGAAATCCTCAGGTAGAATGAGTGTAGTTTTCAAATACAGATCTTTTTTATGAGTTCATTACATCAAATTAACTATTGAAACATTTCCAGGCTCTATCCTGTAATTCCCGCCAATGCTAGAGTCATCACAGACAAAGATATTAAAGTTGGAGGATATCTCATCCCTAGAAATGTGAGTATAGCTTTTGTGCTGTAAAAGTCTTAATTTTTCTCTTTGTGAATCTGGTGTTCACCAGGTGTGTTCAATCCTTCAGACTCTGATCACTCTCTGCCACTATGCCACGTCCCGTGACCCTAAACACTTCCGTGATCCGGACGCCTTCGTCCCGCAGCGCTGGTTGAGCCGCTCCGAGGGCAGCCATCCTTACGCCTCTGTTCCTTTTGGCGTGGGCAAACGCAGCTGCATCGGTCGACGCATCGCTGAACTGGAGGTCTACCTGGCGCTTTCTAGGGtacgtgaaattctgcaatGAAGCGTGCATGTGCGTCATTGTGATTTGAACTTTGCCATGGAATGAAATGCTTCACAACTTTAACAGAGAAGGGCAGATGAGGAAGATTCTCGCCTTACActgattttaaatatattttatattttgttgtagactgaaaaagtaatgcgttactttactagttacttgaaaaagtaatctgattgcgtaactcaagttacttgtaatgcgatACCCCCAACAGTGAGTAACCTAAGGATGGTGGAGAGATGGTACGTTTGACATCACAAATTAAGTTTTACCCACAGCAGAGATTTTAAGGCTTTCGCATGGTGGAAATGCACACAACAACAGCCAAAGCACGTCGCTTATAAGTCTGACAGGCTCTGCGTGAATGAATGGCGTTGTTTCATCTACtacacaaactcaaacacatCTGACACTTACTGTGTTAGGTGAATTTTTACTTCAGAGCATTCTTCAcagtttcatttaaataaaaaaatggctaATATATTAGGCTAATATTGTAGATCTGCTGTTGTGTTGATTTTGCCCAATATGATGTTCAGTGGCAGATTAGTGGTGCAGTTGAATATCTAAGTAAGAAATGTTCTCTGTCCCAGACGAAACCTAAAATACTATGTGGAGGATGCaagataatttaataattataatatgacGACGTGGTGAATGAACCAAATTCGTATTTAAACAACTATCACTTTGTGTTGTTGGCCAGATAAAATGACAGAGAAATTAAAAACGGACATACATGTTGGCTGTATTGTCCCCCCCAACTGTTGCTAACTGaaagcatattttaaaatacgtcaatgccattgttttgtctcaagatgcacagtaattttttttctaaggcacgattattaaagctacttaaatgtcctaattgaactaaggcctaatcctggcttaatctaagccctgtctgtgaaaccgggccattaTGTTTTTTGTCCATGCAATAATGCACGTCCCTGAATGAGCACTTATGTAATTATACAGCTCAGGTAAAGTTTATGGTATGACCCACTTCAGGGGTTAACCGGTAAAACGTACCTTCTTATCCCCCCAGCATCTTGTCCTTCAGGGGGATCAAGCTTCCTTCAGGGGGATCAAGCCTCCTTTAGGGGGGTCAAACCCCAGTAAGCGGTTTAAAACCAGCATTCACAAGATCGATATTGGTCATCCAGATGGTGTAATCAAACATATCTTGTGAAGCGCTCTCTGagaatgcatttatttgtcattttaactgTTTGGATACGGCGCGTAAATGTGGACTTTCTTATCCTGTTGCGCCCTCTAAAGGCCATCATCAGTGACTAGTCGACGTCAAGCTTAAAGCATCATGGCAGAGCATTAAAGTGACTAGTCTGTGCAACCATTAGTTTGTAAAACTCAACACATATCACACTTTTATTAGCTGTTTTTAACTACAGTGAGTAACGGTGTGCTCTAGGTTTGTGTTTCTTTGATGCAtgacacatttttctttttctctcacaGATTTTAATCCACTTCAATGTGGAGCCAGGCAAAAGAGGGCGACACAGTCCATCCAATGACCAGAACTCTTCTGGTtccagacagacagatcaaccTTCGCTTCATTGAGCGCTGATCTAGAGGTCAGAGGTGACCAGGACATGGTGTAACAGAACTGGCCCTCTCTGATGTGGAGATCCAGAGAGAGAGGAGGACGCTGGGACGTCCAGCGGCATGAAGGGAAGGAGGCCTGAGGCCGAACTGACAATGTAACTCCCTTTTGCAGCTTTGTGCGGATCTGTGTGGACACCAACTCAAAGACTATGGCAAGAAATTGAAGTGTGACCTCTAATGCATTATCCATGCAAACATGAATGTAAGAAAAGCTAAAGATGTCCATTGTTGGATAAAGTTGCACAGAAAGTAACTGTTAGTGTCTTCAGGACTCATGAGGAGCTACTTCATTTTAAAACGGAAAAACACAGGAATCTGCTTGTCAATATATTCATGGCTGTTCATTTATAGACGCTTTTATGCAAAAACGAGGAGGGAATCCATGGAGAGGAGCAGCTTATGGTCATGATGTACTGAAAATGAAGATTTTGTGCTAATATGTTGTTTTTGTCAGTTTCTTAAACGTAGCCTTAAGGACTATTGTGTTTCAGTCTATTGTGATGCAATGAAAGATGTCGGCGTTCGACGCCACAGTATGGTGCTTTTATAACTCCATAAAGATgcttttttacacatttttttttgttaactgTGAAATGCTGAACTGGCATAAgatcaaaatgtcaaaatatcagCCATTCATACATATTCTGGAATAATATTAGACTCTGAATAATTGCTGATAAATCATCTGCAGTACAATTAATAAATCACAccatatttgtttattaaatagATCACACTTTATATTGGGTGTCTTAAACTactatgtacaaaaaaaaaacgggttacattttttggtaacacttcacaataaggtctcatttgttgaGATTAGTTTATGTATTAAAGGATGCAATGTGTAATATTTAgcaggatctattgacagaaatgcaatataatatacacaacTATGTTTTCattggtgtataaagaccttacataatgaaccgttatgtttttgttaccttagaatgagccatttctgtCTACATACACCGCAGGTCCCCTTACATCGCCATTTTGTGCTGGCAAAtattctacagtagccctaaatggacaaactgctctataGAGCGTGTTTGCTCGTCTGGCTACTCTCTGCTGACTCAGAGgacgacatctttgtcctgcgtcggccaccgtagcttctctttTGCAATTtgcaacctcaccgctagatgccactaaaatttacacactgcacctttaactaacaacgagcaatacatttgttactgtatttattgaatctttgttaatgttagttaataaaaatactgctGTTCATTCATTGTTTGTTCTTGTCAGTGCATTAACTGttaaacttttgattttaatagtgtattagtaaatattaaagtccccctgtagtcaataaatgtatcccttaaaactcatctttgatcaccaaaatgacatatttaatgttttttttctgtgaaaaaaaaaaattcttcatgccttaaaatagcttgaatgtaaggCTCTGTTTACacacaacactgttttcaactaaaaacggaaaacgttttatgtgttttggctgttcatttacatgacaactgcgttttggtggcctgaaacgcaaacttttgaaaatgagtTTCAAAGTGCAAGCTTTTGAAAATGATCCCATTGTCATCTCTGTATAATCTGCAAAAACGCGGTGACGGCATGCACGTGTGTATTGCGTGTTTAGTCTATCAACCATATTTTTCAACATGGAAGTTGttttctgtaaatgtgtttgaCTTCCTATTAATTAGCCTCTACAGGGAAGTAAcaagaagaatatcaaagtgcagtaaactgtaaaaataagatGGATAGGCATGAGCGTTTGCCGTGAGTGCTCTGGAAAATAATGCATGCTTCTTTTACACAGGCTTGCCTAGGCTGCAGCCTAGGGGCCCCACGTGTGCAGGGGCCCCGGATTGGCcagactattttttttattttaaatttacttaAGTGCGAACAAAAACAAGACATTGGCTCataagaaacataaaaaaataagcaggTGATTGGATAGATGTGACATTTGGGTCAAATCTGTCCAATCAGCTGCTGATCAAATCATGTCAATGATTTTCATTTACATCACTGCTATTGTTAGACGGCACACAACACTGTTTTTTCACTACACATTCATAATAATTACGTTTGCCGGTGCGTTGTGGCAAGATTTATGCATGCGCTTGAGAGCTGATTGggctatgtattatatattggtttattatatataatttattatgattttcAATTTCCCATTTTACCTATGTGGTGTGGTGGTAATTTTCTTCCTGTGGTGGTCCACCAGTTGAAGGAATGTAGAAGAAAAACTGTAGTATTGGCTgtctcaatgtgtgtgtgtgtgtgtgtgtgtgccagtTAACCTTAATAATTGCGTGTGGACCATGTATGgcactaaatacatttttccagtAAAGCATAATGATTAAGGGGGGCCTCACATAAAGAACAGCCTAGGGGCCCCTGACCACCTTAATCCACCCCTGGCAGGCACGTAGTCACCAACTACTTATCTGGCATGCCTACtgtgtttttagtcatttttgtggATCCGTGTGAATTGGGATAGcattgtcatctgtacaaagaaaaaacttttctatttttagtgcatcgttgtcatgtaaacgtaccctaactgtacacccttgcttcatttattgTATGCAGATCtataaatatgataattagctccgcctccactcactcgcacaagctcagagatccactcggtcaacttactgaggtaaacgctgcacaatgatATCACTTTTTACAAAGTCAGACACaaatgtaattaatatgatAGCCTTTTGCAGCTAATAATgcgttgctaatgttacacgaCTCCCTTGCTTCAGAGCGGttatagttaatgatatgctaaagcccaccagcacgttgacgtgattggtagTTTGTGACATTAGAatcaccagcgatttcaaaccgcgtctttagatcactgcagtttcaaagagaaaatactcagcaatggtattgaatgatgaatttgcacatggtttgtcttaaagcatattaaaaacacaacatagaacaacattaaaaacttgattttcaccacaaggGGGCTTTaatattaactaagattaataaatgctgtagaagtattgttcattcttagtttatgttaactaaagtagtaaGGATAACTAAtgaaatcttattgtaaagtgttaccactttattttaaggtgtccttacagtgtaattatacatttaaatattattaaccaACTACATGTACTTGCTATAGAGTTTGGTTTGGGATTAgatgcatgtaattatgcataatttactgttattactatagtgaGTATGGCTATTGAGGAGGGTACGGTTAAGATTAGGACAGgtttgggtaggtttaagggtgggtatAAAGGTATAAATGAAGGTCAATGGTGTAATTATAGATGGAATtacaattacatatttaaaaaaaaaaagtactatgTGAAAACATGCATGTACACAGTAAGTGCATTTTATCAAATGATTGATTTATAcctagtagttaaagacacttcATATAAATGGgaccatttaataatttaacatgtttcAAAGATAACTGCATTTACTGTATTCTTAAAAAACATGTTGCTGGTTATGAAGTGTCTGCTTCTGAtaacaattcacaaaaaaacaagCATGCTTTACTTTGTGGCTCGCTCTTATTATTTAGTCCATGATAATTCCACAAAAGCTTGTTTAACCTACTTTGGAGGACTAAAACCAGGACACACCAGGTTTTCTCAGAATAAGATTGCTGATTTGTGCTGTTCTAGTAAAACAAAGGCTGAAGAACACAAGGCCACTCTGTGTTTGCTCTGAAGTCTTTGCAACACCAGCCGCTCTGAGGACAAATGTAACGAAAAGTTCAAAGTGACAGAGCGCAGCAAAAGCTCATGTGTGCTTCGATCCCATATTACTGGGAAATGTGCAGGAGGAACCGGTTAGCTCTATAGAAGCACCTTTGTCCATCTGGGGTTTCCAGACTAAAGCACGTTCTGATGAACATGTTTAGATTCGAGATTCATTTCATAAGCGATGTTGCATTTGTTTCATAACAAAACAGCAAAGAAGAattgaaataaactgaaaaaggAAAGTCAATCGACTGCTCATCTCTAGGTTATTTGAACCATCCTCAAGATTGTCTTGTTGAAAAAACTTATTGCTTATTTACTTTTTTGAAAAGCTTCCAAGTGTTAATGTAATAGCAATCAAATCAAAGCAAGTACAAAATTGATGGAAGGAGGCCATCTTGTGGTGCACCGCAGGGTTGTTTAAAAACTCAAAGTCTGATATGTATAATcagaaaaatgaagaaaaaaaaaaaagaaaaagaaaaacagtagCTTATTGAACGTTTAGACAAATTAtaaatttgtgttttatatcatatttgtgtcatatcatatttgatacatcaggcttttatggcttattttaatataatatagtgaGATTATGGAGGAAAAACAcctgaaaacaaaaaacagtgattttaaaagatcaaattcagtATATAGTTTATTGATGATGCAGACTATATACAAATTAACAGATGAAGCCAGAATATGAACACAACGTGCAGTTACCTGTTTTTCtatataaaaccattataaagaaaacacttAACCATTTTGGTGTGTTGCCTTCATGTTCTGGGTTCATCTGCTCACCTGTATAGTATGCATCAGCTGTACTATATTGAACTATATATTGTACTATAATGTCACTGTTCTAGTCATAGGCTCTAAAACATGTCTCCACTTCCTAGAAAAATGAAGGCAAAATGTCTCAGAAATAACAGTTGACATCTTGTGTCGATGACGTCATTTGGAGCCCAAGTCTGGCATCAAGGTCCCGCCCACACTCCCGCACAgctgtttttatagcatcaaataactaactaaaccAAAGTTATTTGGAAAAACGAACACTACAAACATGAGTCTGTGTGATAAGAAGTACCTAAAATTACAgaaattgtctttgaaattttttttttttttataatttgctTGTTTAGTTTGGCTCACGCCCCATCCGATTACACAGAGAgggtgggttttttttttacctatacTGCAgtcagccaccagggggcgattgAAAtcctttggcttcacttttcaggacgtgtGCGGCATGCTTGTGCTGTGttccaattcgcctacttatactatgccctaaaagtatgttCTGTTTTAATGTCACTCTTCCACTTCTTCCGAATCATTTTCTGGTTCAAACATGGCTGAACTAAAACATTATTTCCACTTGCCATTGTGTACGTTGTGTACAGTGCGTTTGactgagtggatctctgagctgaagtgagtgagtggaggcgggcacaatttgcatattcatggatTCTAAATGAAGCAAgcgagttacattcaagctattttaaggcatgaatacattttttatatatatgaaaatgtttaaatatgtaattttggtgatcaaagatgagttttaagggataaaattattgactacagggggactttaaaagaAACATTGTAAAAGTTAAAACAGTTTCTGAAGTctaactttacattttcatcaGAAATAGATCAGCTCATAATGTCTTACTCACACAAATGTAACAGTATCTGATCGTTCTCTGTCCAGAAGGAGGAGCTACATGATCATCAGCGGTCGGAGAGGACTTAAATATTCAAATTGCAATTCAGCAATTGTGCTAAAACACTTTTGTGAACTTTACTGTATGTCTAATGTTACAATTCATA encodes:
- the LOC125261911 gene encoding LOW QUALITY PROTEIN: 25-hydroxyvitamin D-1 alpha hydroxylase, mitochondrial-like (The sequence of the model RefSeq protein was modified relative to this genomic sequence to represent the inferred CDS: deleted 1 base in 1 codon): SSVLFESRIGCLDPVVPVETERFIQSINSMFVLTLLTMAMPQWLHRLLPKPWDTFCRCWDYMFQFAKGHIEQRLQEEKQKLARGEQLEGRYLTYYLSQAGMPLKSVYSNVTELLLAGVDTISSTLSWSLYELSRHPDIQNALRDEVQSVMKGRTVPDASDVAAMPLMKAVMKEILRLYPVIPANARVITDKDIKVGGYLIPRNTLITLCHYATSRDPKHFRDPDAFVPQRWLSRSEGSHPYASVPFGVGKRSCIGRRIAELEVYLALSRILIHFNVEPGKEGDTVHPMTRTLLVPDRQINLRFIER